From a single Mobula birostris isolate sMobBir1 chromosome 13, sMobBir1.hap1, whole genome shotgun sequence genomic region:
- the LOC140207035 gene encoding uncharacterized protein yields MAHQRVHTGDRLFTCVDCGKGFTYSSKLKVHQRVHTGERPFTCSDCGKGFISSSQLKVHQRVHTGERPFTCSDCGKGFSLSFQLLRHQSAHTREWPFTCSDCGKGFISSSKLKVHQRVHTGEKPFTCSDCGKSYTQSSDLMGHQRVHTGEWPFTCSDCGKGFISASKLKVHQRVHTGEKPFTCSDCGKGFTRSSKLKVHQRLHTGERPFTCSDCGKGFTSSSQLKVHQHVHTGERPFTCSVCGKTFTLSPHLLRHQLVHTGAWPFTCSVCGKGFTELSSQQRHQSVHTGKWQFTCSVCGKGFNRSSHLVTHQSAHTGEWPFTCSDCGKGFILSSQLKIHQRFHTGERPFTCSDCGKGFTMSSHLKVHQRVHTGERPFTCSVCGKGFTRSCQLQRHQRVHTG; encoded by the coding sequence atggctcaccagcgagttcacactggggatcgGCTGTTCACCTGcgtggactgtgggaagggattcacttactcttctaaactgaaggtacatcagcgagttcacactggagagaggccattcacctgctcagactgtgggaagggattcatttcgtcatctcaactgaaggtacatcagcgagttcacactggggagaggccgttcacctgctcagactgtgggaagggattcagtttgTCATTTCAActgctgagacaccagtcagctCACACcagagagtggccattcacctgctcagactgtgggaagggattcatttcgtcatctaaactgaaggtacatcagcgagttcatacaggggagaagccgttcacctgctcagactgtgggaagagttacactcagtcatctgacctaatgggacaccagagagttcacaccggggagtggccgttcacctgctcagactgtgggaagggattcatttcagcatctaaactgaaggtacatcagagagttcacacaggggagaagccgttcacctgctcagactgtgggaagggattcacgcgGTCATCtaaattgaaggtacatcagagacttcacactggagagaggccattcacttgctcagactgcggAAAGGGATTTACttcctcatctcaactgaaggtacatcagcacgttcacactggagagaggccattcacttgctcagtctgtgggaagacattcacttTGTCacctcacctactgagacaccagttagTTCATACCGGggcgtggccattcacctgctcagtctgtgggaaaggattcactgaaTTATCCTCCcaacagagacaccagtcagttcacactgggaagtggcagttcacctgctcagtctgtggcaaGGGATTCAATCGGTCATCTCACCTCGTGACACACCAGTCAGCCCACACaggggaatggccattcacctgctcagactgtgggaagggattcattttgtcatctcaactgaagatacatcagcgatttcatactggggagaggccgttcacctgctcagactgtgggaagggatttactatgtcatctcatctgaaggtacatcagagagttcacactggggagaggcctttcacttgctcagtctgtgggaagggattcactcggtcatgtcaactacagagacatcagcgagttcacactggatag